A part of Capsicum annuum cultivar UCD-10X-F1 chromosome 6, UCD10Xv1.1, whole genome shotgun sequence genomic DNA contains:
- the LOC124899443 gene encoding uncharacterized mitochondrial protein AtMg00810-like produces the protein MKEDKPISTPMVGGLHFSENGSEPFSDPALYCNLAGALQYICITHPDVSFCVNKLCQFMHSLTLAYFQAMKYESSYLKCTIIHGLHLQRSSKLILNGFINAD, from the coding sequence ATGAAAGAGGATAAGCCTATATCAACACCTATGGTAGGTGGTTTACATTTTTCTGAAAATGGCAGTGAGCCCTTCTCTGATCCTGCTTTGTATTGCAATCTTGCTGGAGCACTTCAGTATATTTGTATTACTCACCCAGATGTGTCATTTTGTGTTAACAAACTTTGCCAGTTTATGCACTCTTTGACACTAGCTTATTTTCAAGCTATGAAGTATGAGTCGTCCTATTTGAAGTGTACTATAATTCATGGCTTGCATCTTCAGCGCTCTTCCAAGCTCATCCTTAATGGATTTATTAATGCGGATTAG